CTTCCTGAGACATTTTCTTGGGACGACTAGATGGTAAATGATGTGCTCCACCAAACCGATCCTGAGAAGGAATGGATCCCATATAGTTGAGACCATCACCGGCCATATAGGGACCCAAGGGACTCATATTATAGCGAGCACCGGGGCCTAGTTCAAATAATGAACCCGCATAACCAGGACTAGGTATATACATACCATAACGGGATCTGATAAGGTATCTGAAggtaaagaagatgaacaaCAAGGCGATAGAAACACCGATACAAAGGGcaacgaagaagagcacAGTAGAAGGCTTTGAGCCTATAAAGTTTGAGGACGAACTGGAAGAAAAGGAGCCGGTAGACGTAGAGCTGGAAGTGGACATGATCTTAGTCAAGGTCGATGTCGATGTCGATGCCAACGCAGATGTCGATGCAGACGCCGACAACGACGCAAACACCAACAACGACACCAAAGTAACAACTAAGCGTATCGGACCGGGCATAAAAGTATAAGAAGGCATCAAAACCTGAACAAATAGCAGTGATAAAGAAATGAAGGCAATAAACAAGATCAACTGATAATAAGcaagaggaaaaaattaAGATGATCGAATTGCTGGGGCTGAGGCAGCAAAGATAAGGAGTGCGTGATCGGGGGGTAATCGGGGTAGGGGAGGTAATCTGCGTGATCGCGGAAGTGGTGGGTGATTAAGGTGAGGGGACTCGCCGTGGAACTCGCCGTGGGACTCGCAGTGGGACTCGCCGTGGGACTCGCAGTGGAACTCGCGACTCGATCCCCCGTAGAAACACCCAGGGCCCCATAAGTCCCGGTGGAAGTCAACATATCAATCTACCTCTGCCCGTCACTACTCTCCTTACTTGCCATGGCTCGTTCAACTAAAAACCTTCCTataatcatcaaattcaaaagaCAGTCGCAAACTGTGTTTGTTTCGGCCACTCCCAGAGAATCCTTTGGGGTTTTGGCCAACCGTCTAGTTGATATGATTAACGGTACCGGAAATCTAAAGATCCACAATCAGCCTAAGACTTTGGACAGTATAGAATCCGGAGATGTACCAAAACCATCGTTTGCAACAGCCAGTGACGATGAGAgtggagaagatgagagcGGACATGATGAGAGCGGACATGACGGAGATCATGGAGATCATGGAGATCATGGAGATCATGGAGACCATGGAGATGAACTAAATACAATCACGTTGTCTGGGTCACGTGATCTCAAATTTGGTCTACCGAAAGATTTTTCGGATCTATTTCAAGGAGGATATGAAACTTTAGAAGTGGAATCTTCTGATACTATAGATACCCTCAAGTTACAAGACTACTCAGTGATAGTATTTGCACTCATAGAAGAAGACTTCGAAATCTGTGAACCCAAAGAAACTACATAGGCATGTTTAGTTCCAGTTTTTAAAACCATTAATTACGTTATACAGTATAAAAAGAGGAAACCaaaagagtgaaaaaaGCTTAGTTAAccaaagcagaagcagtGGCAGACTCGTACTTCCAGGTTGGAGGTAAAACAGAGGTAGATCTGTAGTATCTGGCCAATCTGTGAATTCTAGATTCAATCAAAATCAATCTGAATTTGGCATCCTTGTCCTTTCTATTTCTTTCCAAGTGCTTTCTAACGTTGACAGCCTTCTTAATCAAGAAGTACAAATCTTCAGGAAGCTCTGGAGCCAAACCGTTGGACTTCAAGATTCTGAGAATCTTGTTACCAGTAACAACCTTGGCCTGGTTGACACCGTGTGCATCTCTCAAGACAACACCGATTTGAGAAGGAGTCATACCCTTTCTGGCGTACTTGATGATCTGCTCAACAACGGCCTCTGGAGAGGACTTGAACCATGAAGGAACATTTCTCGAATATGGAATGGCGGAAGAGGAAATTCCTTTACCCTAAAATAAAGACTGTTAGTATATAAAACCCCTCAAATACTTTACCAATACACAACCAAATTGGTATCGTTCAGCAAAGCCATCATCAGAGTTGGCATAAAGGTATCACCCTAACCTCCCCCAATCTGGCCCACCGATACAACCCTAATTTTGTTCAGTATTCGTTGCTGTTTAAAATATACGCACTTTACTGTGCATACGACCCATCTTGTGTGTGTTTTAAGTTGATTAGTTGTTGGtggagagaaaggaagTGGTGACAATAGGTGCAAAGCCATCTCTAAAAATCTTGAAAAcgagtgaaaaatttttcaggcTAGCACCGCCACATTTGTCCCGGTGATGCGTCCCAGTGATTCACCCCGGGAAATACGCCACATTTGGTTTATATGAGGTGTTAGGAGTGTACAACCTGAATGAATGTTGTAAGGGATTCGAAGAGAAGGGGGGAGGATGAAAGGTACTACGGTAATGGTGATAAGCCAGATGAATATTACAACGGACTGACTGAATTGTATGACTTTCtgagagaaaaagaaggatattcCTGAGCTATTAGAGAAATTATATGATTAGATTGAAATGAAAATGTACAATTAAGGATTCTTTAGGAAGTACAGCTTATGCAGTGGTGGTATATTTAATTATGGCTCATTTAAGACTTAATCTCTTGATCCAATTCCTCgaaatcttcttcattatccaCCTCCAAGAACTTATTAGGTGAAACCTTATCCTTGAAGAGCTCCAAACATCCTGCATACAACATTTTACTTTCCTGTCTGGCTGTAGACGGTCTATAATACAACATAACTAATGGAGAAACCAATCGGCCATCCGATGACTTATACGGATAGTTAAGTAAAATGAATCGAGGAGTATTGTCGGGCAATTCTTCCGCCAAAGCATCTAAAGAGTCGATTACCTCATCGGGTTCTTCATATTTCACCTCATAACTCTTCGCATCGATCATGTAGATTTGACCCAAAACAGATGCGGCTCTGGAACCAGAGAGCCGAAACTTACGGATCTTTTGAATCGTTTCTGTTGAAAACGTATAGAGAGACGACGACATTATGGCTAAGAGAAGTGTAGTGGTGACAAACGTAGCAAAGAGCGTTTGAACGTGTGGTGTAAAGATGTTAATGGTATGTACTAGTATTATTAAGCTATTAATCTAATCCTGCCAAGTCAGCCTCCTCTTCAGCAgtctttctctgcttcaaTACCAAAGAATGACCGGTAACTCTCTCATAGATCTCCTTAACGTCATCGGTAGTAGACTCGAAATGAGATGAAGGATCATACGACTTTGAGATATATACATGATCCTTTGAACCATCCTCAATAGGACGATAAATTTCAGCAATACCCATGAGAACATCTTTGGTAGGACCAATGACTTTAAAAGCAGGCTCAAGCTCCAAATGTGGCTTAGTTGTCTCGATGATCGTGGAAATAATAGCCACATAGTAACCCTTAGCACAAATATTGTGAGCACTGGAAATCACTGCAATGTAGATATCATTTTTACGACCCACCTGGTTCTGTGGAATGATAATCTGGGCTGAATCTGCATCTCCTGTATTTGGAATTGGATGATCCAAGATACACATCGCTCTAATTACCTTCTGTCCAGTAGCGGTGACCTTTTCAGGGAAGTATGTAGGGTCTGCAATGCAAATTGGAGCTTTAGCAACACCTTCTTTAGTCTTAACACCAACAAATTGACCCTGCCCGTTCCAAAGAAGTTCGTCAATAGGAGTATCAAGCATAAAAGTACCTCCATAAATAGCAGACAATCTGGCAAAACCTTGAGGAAGCTCACCTAATCCATAAAGTGGATAGATATAAGGAGATTTACCGTATCTTGCGACTGAAGTGAGATATAAGATGATTCGATCATAGGTATCTCTAGCAGGCTTAATTAAATAGTCATCATTGTGATGGAGAGCCATTGCGTGACCAATAAAGTCACAGGTTCCCTTCTGGAGACCGTAGTGAGTATAAATCTCATGCATAGTCTGCTTATCCAAGTCGATAGAGTGATGGGTAGAGATATCATCCTCAGTATAATCGacaatgaattgaagaaagttactcatccttcttttctcaaaAAAGCCCATTAGAGGAGACGAAATGGCCTCAACAGTAGTGGCCGGAACTTTGGCAATCCGACCGTCCCGGTAGACAAATGATCCGGACACCTGCTTGAACTCCATGTACCTGGTGACGTCGGTATGAACGAGAATGTTGGTCAATTCTCCGTTGGACATAAGAAATTTGggaatcaaatcaatcaaCCAATCACGATCCTTACCAAACTGGCCCTGGTATGGCTTAGAAGGCTTGAATTTGGAGTATAGCTGGGTCAAGTTTAATGAAGCACTCTCTCCACCATAGTATTCTTGTCGATCGATATGTAAGACTTTCTTGCCATcgatagaaagaagaccTGAGAGAATACATTCTGTTAGCCCTGTACCGAGGACTATGACGTCGTAGTTTTCTTCCATGTTAGGGTGTCGAAGGGTggttgaggaagaagaagatgatgagaagaaagggTCATGGGCGTGGCCCGTAGCCTTGGCCCGCTGCCTGAAAGCGTGGGCCAGATCTACCTGGTGTCAATACCGCGTGGCCGCGTAGGAGTACCACGTGACCGCGTAGACCTACCCAGGGTTCCCCCGTAGCCGTACCCAGGATCCCCCCCGTACAAACAAGTAAACTTACATTAACTACTTAAGTCTCATACCTCTAGTATCCAAATGCTTATGAATAAAAGCCTTCTTACCACCTCCTCCTAAATAATCTCCAACGATCTGACCATTACCTCTCAATTGATAATAGTAACACACTAAACCTTCTAATCCAACTGGACCTCGAGCATGAATCTTATTGGTGGAGATACCAACCTCAGTACCGAATCCATATCTAAAGCCATCAGCGAAACGAGTAGAACAGTTCCAATAAACCCCTGAAGAGTCCACTCCATTTAGAAAAATGTTAGCGTTTTCCTCATTTTCCGTAATAATTGCATCTGTATGTTTGGATGAATGCCTATTAATATGCTCGACTGCTTGCTTAACATCAGAGACAGTCTTAATAGCAATATCCAAAGATAAGAACTCGTGGTGAAAGTCCCTTTCCGTAGCTTCTACAAACAATTTACTGTAtttatccttcaaagatgatGGCAAATCCCGTAAAAGCTCAGGAGCCATATGACACGTGACTTCATTTGATACAAGCGACTCAAGAATCGACTTGTATGCTTCGGTACCAAGCAACTTCTCATTGATGAGCAACGTTTCCACTGCATTACAACCAGCAGGATAGTTTGTCTTGGCATCAACGATTATTCTTTTGGCCTTACCTTCAATATCGGCGAACTCATCGATATAGATAGAGCAGATACCATTAGCATGGCCCAAAACGGGAATCTTAGTGTTATCTTTAATGCTTCTAACAAGCTGATTGGAGCCACGAGGAATCACCAAATCAATATAGGTATCCTGGTTCAACAAATCGCTTACTTCACCTCTGGTGGCAATCAACTGGATGGCATTCTTAGGAACGTCAGTCTCTATTTCCAGGACGTGATTTATAACCTTAGCCATGGCTTTAAAAGTGTTAAGGGATTCCTTACCTCCTTTCAAAATGGCCGCATTACCGGATTTAATGGCCAAAGCGGTAATATTAGCAATGACTTCGGGCCGGCTTTCAAATATGATCAATAGGACTCCAACGGGGCAGGTGACTCTGTATAAGTTCAAGCCTTCGTCAAGCTCTGTAGCTAAAGTAATCTTGTTTAAAGGGTCTTCCAAACGAGCCACATCCATAATACCGTCGCACATCGAGTCGAATTTGCCATTTTTGGATAGGTCCAACCTCTTGATTAGAGAAGACGATATATGACTTTGATTGGCCAATTCAAGGTCGAGTCTATTTGCACATATAATTTCATCCTTTGCTTTAATAAGACCGGATCTGATTTTCGATAGGGCATCAGAACGTTGAATATTCGAGAGAGTTTTCAACACGGTTGCGGCATATTGTGAATCTCTAGCTAGTTGTTCGGCCATTGgaaggttgaagaaggaggtggTTAAGTAGGCAGATAGATCAGCATAGGAAGAATTTGGTTAGTCATACTTACATCTGTACaccagaggaagaaagaagaaaaaaagaaaaagagaaaaagaatcgAAGATGGAAGCTTCTAATAATAGAAGTGGTCAGATAGCTATTTGGCAGGTAGCAAACGGCAGGCAGCAAATAGCCGACGGAGACGCCAGACAGCAAATGGCCGACGGAGACACCAGACAGCAAATGGCCGACGGAGACAACAGACAGCAAATGGAGGACAGAGTCGCGCCATACAGAGCTGCCGGGGGAAATCAGACTCATCGATTCGACAAATTGCTATAATCATAGACCCTTCCAGACTTAATCGGCGTAATGAAAGATGCAGAATGCAGGCAATTAAAATTGTTTAAGGAGttaagaaaaagaaacgacgCGGTAGGTATGTATTTCTTTTGCACGTTATCGGCTTATCTCTGGGGTATGGGAGCGCGAGGCAGTCTTCGATCTAGCCTGCAGACAATCCAGAGCCTGCAGACGTTCCATAGGTTCCATAGGTTCCGTAGGTTCCATGGGTTCCGGAGCCCTCTTGATTCAGAGCCTCTTGATTCAGAGCCTCTTGATTGAAAGCCTCCGACTTCCTCAAGTCTAAGTCATCAATTAAAGCCTTACGCATCCCTACACCTTCCGCTTTGGGTAATTCTCCTTCCCTAATAATTCACAGAACATCACGGATTCAGCAAAGCACGACTTTCTTAGCCTTTCTATTATTCCGGTCTCGTCTTTTGCCTGGCATGTGGCCCCTGGTGTGTGGTACGGGGTGCATGGCGCTCTCGCGGTTCATGGCCTCACGCCTCACGCCCTCGCTCTATCGCGGTCTCATTCCCCCGTTGCCACCAGTTGCCACCCGTTGCCACAGCCCATGCGCATTTTAgaccaatttttttttgatctttttttttttctcttgttctgaaaatttttctttcctgtttACTCGAAATGTGATTTGGCATTTGCCCAATATAAAAGGACGGGAGAATCTCCCCTGATTAAAAGAGACAAGTGTTTATCTCGcttactttttttttcccttctgtcttttctctctgtttaTCTGTTGCTGATTAGATACTCACTTCACATCAAATACTATTCTATATTACAGAAATGAAGTTCTCTACTGTTATCCTTTCGTTGGCTGCTTTGTCCGCTGTTGAGGCTGCTAATGCTTCTAATGCTTCAAATAGTTCTAACAGTTCTAATAGCACCACCTCAAGTGTTTCATCTGCTGGTGCCGCTATTAACACCTATGGCTCTGTTGCTTTAGGTGCTGCCGCCGCTGCTGCTTTGGCTTTGTTCTAAGTAACTAGCTTTTGCTAGAGCTTTTGCAATGCTTACAATGCCTGCACTGCAATGCTTATTTACTTTTTGTGTAACTTTTACATTTTTTTATTGGATCCTTCTAGCTTAATTGTTATCATTAGAAAAAGCCATAATTtaatttttatttctttatGCAATGTAGGTTGATTCTTATTTGGGTTGGTTATATTTCCTTATTAGGTTAAATCTTTCgatttcatttttttcgagaaaataaaaaggtCTGGACCTTTTTTTACATCCGTACACTTCACATTCTAGCATTTCTATTGACGCGTAACAACGCGTTTGTTTGCCAAGGAATCCGGAATTCACCATGGAACTAGAATTCCGGCCGTTTTGTTACTGGGATACGGATTCTTGTGAAACGATTTCAGCCGTGACCAGACCGTTGAAAATAACCTTAACATTCTTTTATCGGTTGTTATTGAGATATTTCCTAATAGGGAAATATTTCTAGTGTGATTTTGttttttattgtttctCTATTTGGGCTCTGGACTTTCTGGGGCGCTTTGGACCTTCTGGGGGAAGCTCTGGACCTTCTTGTGGTGGACCTCCGTGGACCTCCTTTGGGGCCTTAACCTCTCTGGGGCCTTGatctcctccaaagccTTGTGCTCCTTAAGCCGGTtaaccttttcttcttgatattACTTCGAGCCGCTCAACCTGTACATAATGAATGAAGATATCGATCCAACTGATATGCAGAATCAATGTCCCAATTTGTCTTCATCGAGGCCTCCTCTGATTCCTTTACAAAGTACTTTAAACAAAAAGGAGACTGCAGCTACCGACTTGAAAGCGTCGAAGATTGGCTATTTTGACGATCCGCAGTCCACCAGTACCAAATTGAGCCTGCTAGAACATTTATATAAGACCAACATCTCTCAACAAACAAAATCTTTACAAAGTCAGGAACTCGGCAATCTACAGAACCAACTAAAAGACATGCGTATTACCAAGCAGGATCTGTAATACGAGGTGGTGATATATGTACAGTAATAATATAGAATAATATGGTGTAGAGATGAGGGAGATCTATTGACGCGTCGTCAAAATTACGCGTATTTCGCTATTTTCAACTGGCTCGTTGCCCTCTATCTATCTATTCTTTGTTCAACGATGCCTACGGAAGCAGATCTACTCTCAAACGAGGAACTTTTGGGCCTTCGAGAAGAGAACACAAATGCAAATATCGATAATAGTACAGTGGTCCCAGAGAAACCTCGAAGAAGATATCATAAACTAACCAATGATCTTATGTTAGGACAACGAGGAGTTCCTGCATTACAGAGGGCACTAGGTAAATTCCGATTTAAAGCTAAAAAACAACGAAGTCAGATGACTTCGTACGAAAATTACATGAGTGGGAAGTATGATCACTCAGTTCATTTCGAGAATCTCACACGACTTGTTCATATATATCAACAGTGGGGACACGAGATATATCCTAAGTATAAGTTGAAGGACTTCATACCGGTATTGAGTCGAGCAGCCGATATGCCGGCACTCAAGGAGTATAAGAGAGCTCAGATTAGGAAGgaagtggatgaaaaagtGCAAAAAGAAGCcgaagagaagatgagtGTAGAAACGGGAGAGGAGATAGGGGAGGTGACGAAAGAGGAGACAGGAGATGTGACTGCATCATCGTTGTTTGTTGGAGATGAGGAGCCATTGTATAGTGTGGCCAGTAATATGAAATCAGGTAATGGGGGTGCCGGAGTTAGTGTGGGTGCAGACGGGGACACTGGGGGTGCAGACGGGGACACAAGGGGTGCTGTGGTCATTGGGGGTGCAGATGGGGACACCAGGGGTGCTGAGGTCACCGTGGATGCAAATGCTGAGAACACCGAGAATGCAGAACCCGGAGATGCAGACGAAAGATTTATTAGAGaattggaaaaagaaaacgctaaaagaaagagagctGCTGCGGCTGATAACTCTGACTTGGACGAAGATATTCTTGGGGATATTCttagtgatgatgatgaagccGTATCTTCATTAGGCCCAGATAATACCACATTCCTAGCTCAAGATGCAAaaaaagatggagaagcagaaaaataTGCAGACGATATGCTACGAGAGATGGGTTTGTAACTCTGTATATGAAATCCTTAATGAtaatttcctaattggtAAAAAACCCTGAAACATCTCAATTGGGTGAGGCGCGACCTGGTGCAGAAAAATTTAACTAAGAgtaaattgaaagaaaatggcCGAAGAATAGACAACATTTTTCTtagcaaagaagaagagaaagggGAATAAACCACCAAatagaagaggaaaaagtTAGTTAACTAGCGACaaagataagaaaaagaaagagatcaTTATTAGAAAGATTTTAGCCACTGTTAATTGGCTTATATTATATGGCTCGGAGAAATAAACCGTATTGGGAGGAAGATGGAGACGATGCTGACTACACAGCAGAAGGAGGGGGTGAAGTAGAGGGAGGAGGAGATTCTGAGGCATCTTTTGAGCGAGAGGTGGCTGAGGCAGAAGCTCGGGTCaaaaaggatgatgaagcgagggaagaagaagtgagGGCTaagcaggaagaagaagaagcgCGGGCTaagcaggaagaagaagcgCGGGCTAAGCAGGAGGGAGAAGCAAGGGCTAAGCAGGAAGAGTctgatgaatatgaaaaTTATGGAGATACGTCA
The sequence above is a segment of the Brettanomyces nanus chromosome 4, complete sequence genome. Coding sequences within it:
- a CDS encoding uncharacterized protein (BUSCO:EOG09344943) — its product is MPTEADLLSNEELLGLREENTNANIDNSTVVPEKPRRRYHKLTNDLMLGQRGVPALQRALGKFRFKAKKQRSQMTSYENYMSGKYDHSVHFENLTRLVHIYQQWGHEIYPKYKLKDFIPVLSRAADMPALKEYKRAQIRKEVDEKVQKEAEEKMSVETGEEIGEVTKEETGDVTASSLFVGDEEPLYSVASNMKSGNGGAGVSVGADGDTGGADGDTRGAVVIGGADGDTRGAEVTVDANAENTENAEPGDADERFIRELEKENAKRKRAAAADNSDLDEDILGDILSDDDEAVSSLGPDNTTFLAQDAKKDGEAEKYADDMLREMGL
- the RPS13 gene encoding ribosomal 40S subunit protein S13, which encodes MGRMHSKGKGISSSAIPYSRNVPSWFKSSPEAVVEQIIKYARKGMTPSQIGVVLRDAHGVNQAKVVTGNKILRILKSNGLAPELPEDLYFLIKKAVNVRKHLERNRKDKDAKFRLILIESRIHRLARYYRSTSVLPPTWKYESATASALVN
- the GDI1 gene encoding Rab GDP dissociation inhibitor alpha (BUSCO:EOG09342DZP); protein product: MEENYDVIVLGTGLTECILSGLLSIDGKKVLHIDRQEYYGGESASLNLTQLYSKFKPSKPYQGQFGKDRDWLIDLIPKFLMSNGELTNILVHTDVTRYMEFKQVSGSFVYRDGRIAKVPATTVEAISSPLMGFFEKRRMSNFLQFIVDYTEDDISTHHSIDLDKQTMHEIYTHYGLQKGTCDFIGHAMALHHNDDYLIKPARDTYDRIILYLTSVARYGKSPYIYPLYGLGELPQGFARLSAIYGGTFMLDTPIDELLWNGQGQFVGVKTKEGVAKAPICIADPTYFPEKVTATGQKVIRAMCILDHPIPNTGDADSAQIIIPQNQVGRKNDIYIAVISSAHNICAKGYYVAIISTIIETTKPHLELEPAFKVIGPTKDVLMGIAEIYRPIEDGSKDHVYISKSYDPSSHFESTTDDVKEIYERVTGHSLVLKQRKTAEEEADLAGLD
- a CDS encoding uncharacterized protein (BUSCO:EOG09341QEM); the encoded protein is MAEQLARDSQYAATVLKTLSNIQRSDALSKIRSGLIKAKDEIICANRLDLELANQSHISSSLIKRLDLSKNGKFDSMCDGIMDVARLEDPLNKITLATELDEGLNLYRVTCPVGVLLIIFESRPEVIANITALAIKSGNAAILKGGKESLNTFKAMAKVINHVLEIETDVPKNAIQLIATRGEVSDLLNQDTYIDLVIPRGSNQLVRSIKDNTKIPVLGHANGICSIYIDEFADIEGKAKRIIVDAKTNYPAGCNAVETLLINEKLLGTEAYKSILESLVSNEVTCHMAPELLRDLPSSLKDKYSKLFVEATERDFHHEFLSLDIAIKTVSDVKQAVEHINRHSSKHTDAIITENEENANIFLNGVDSSGVYWNCSTRFADGFRYGFGTEVGISTNKIHARGPVGLEGLVCYYYQLRGNGQIVGDYLGGGGKKAFIHKHLDTRGMRLK